A section of the Arcobacter roscoffensis genome encodes:
- a CDS encoding response regulator transcription factor produces the protein MKNISILIVEDEISLLNRFEKYVSLFCDTVYKACNGLEGLRIYKEHNPSIVFTDINMPHFSGVELVEEIRKTDKNTQLILFSAHTNTEDLLKVVPLNLVSYLVKPVKMEQLKQVLFQAVENLTQDKYIKLIDDYKWNIDKKALFLANQKIELSKNENAFINALVLKINQPVSYEDIHNHIYCTEQFSLDALFTIAKRVRKKTTKGFIKSSFKYGYILESY, from the coding sequence ATGAAAAATATTTCAATATTAATTGTAGAAGATGAAATCTCTTTATTAAATAGATTTGAAAAATATGTATCTTTATTTTGTGATACAGTTTATAAGGCTTGTAATGGACTTGAAGGATTAAGAATTTATAAAGAGCATAATCCTAGTATAGTTTTTACTGATATAAACATGCCTCATTTTAGTGGAGTGGAACTTGTAGAAGAGATTAGAAAGACGGATAAAAATACGCAACTAATTTTATTTTCTGCACATACAAATACAGAAGATTTATTAAAAGTAGTTCCTTTGAATCTTGTGAGCTATTTAGTAAAACCAGTAAAGATGGAACAGCTAAAACAAGTGTTATTTCAAGCTGTAGAAAATTTAACACAAGATAAATATATCAAGCTAATCGATGATTATAAATGGAACATAGATAAAAAAGCTTTATTTTTAGCAAATCAAAAAATAGAGCTTTCAAAAAATGAAAATGCTTTTATTAATGCTCTTGTCTTAAAAATCAACCAACCAGTATCCTATGAGGATATACATAATCATATTTATTGTACGGAGCAGTTTTCACTAGATGCTCTTTTTACTATAGCCAAAAGAGTGAGAAAAAAAACTACAAAAGGCTTTATAAAATCATCTTTTAAATATGGATATATTTTAGAGTCTTATTAA